A genomic region of Sideroxydans sp. CL21 contains the following coding sequences:
- the gltX gene encoding glutamate--tRNA ligase — protein sequence MTVRTRFAPSPTGYLHIGGARTALFSWAYARKHGGTFILRIEDTDVERSTPEAVQAILDGMAWLKLNYDEGPFYQMQRMPRYKEVIQQMLAAGQAYYCYTTPAELDAMREAQRARGEKPRYDGTWRPEPGKSLPSIPADMKPVVRFKNPMAGVVAWKDMVKGHIEFSNTELDDLIIARSDGTPTYNFCVVVDDWDMGITQVIRGDDHVNNTPRQINILKALGATIPKYAHLSMILGDDGTKLSKRHGAVSVMQYDEDGYLPEAVINYLARLGWSHGDNEVFSVAQFCEWFDLDHITPSAAQFNTEKLNWLNNHYLKQTDNAQLVELVRPRLEKRGIKVSASPDLSAIVGVYKERVATLNELADAAEVFYIDLHPDAALLDAQLSAEAIPALRDLSQLFATVAWENTAISAAIKEIIVKHGLKMPKLAMPLRVMLTGQTQTPSVDALVTLFTREMVLARIEKNLSKKTG from the coding sequence ATGACCGTCCGCACCCGTTTCGCACCCAGCCCCACCGGATACCTACACATTGGTGGTGCGCGAACTGCTCTGTTTTCCTGGGCCTATGCACGCAAACATGGCGGCACTTTCATTCTGCGTATCGAAGATACCGATGTGGAGCGTTCTACTCCCGAAGCTGTGCAGGCTATTCTGGACGGAATGGCCTGGCTTAAATTGAACTACGACGAAGGCCCGTTCTATCAGATGCAACGCATGCCGCGTTATAAGGAAGTCATCCAGCAGATGCTGGCGGCGGGACAGGCCTATTACTGCTATACGACCCCGGCAGAACTGGATGCCATGCGCGAGGCGCAGCGTGCTCGCGGCGAGAAGCCGCGTTACGACGGCACATGGCGTCCCGAACCCGGCAAGTCTCTGCCGTCTATCCCCGCAGACATGAAGCCCGTGGTGCGTTTCAAGAACCCGATGGCCGGTGTCGTTGCATGGAAAGATATGGTCAAAGGTCATATCGAATTCAGCAACACCGAACTGGACGATCTCATCATCGCCCGTTCCGACGGTACGCCAACCTATAACTTCTGCGTGGTGGTGGACGATTGGGATATGGGTATCACGCAAGTGATCCGCGGCGACGACCACGTCAACAACACCCCGCGTCAGATCAATATTCTTAAAGCGCTGGGTGCCACCATACCGAAATACGCCCACCTGTCCATGATCCTCGGTGACGACGGCACCAAGCTTTCCAAGCGCCACGGTGCGGTGAGCGTGATGCAATACGACGAAGACGGCTATTTGCCGGAAGCCGTCATCAATTACCTTGCGCGCCTGGGCTGGTCGCACGGCGACAATGAGGTTTTCTCGGTCGCACAATTCTGCGAGTGGTTCGATCTCGACCACATCACGCCTTCTGCCGCGCAGTTCAATACCGAAAAACTGAACTGGTTGAACAACCATTACCTCAAACAAACCGATAACGCCCAATTGGTGGAACTGGTTCGCCCTCGCCTCGAAAAACGCGGCATCAAAGTGTCAGCCAGCCCGGATCTGAGTGCCATTGTCGGCGTATATAAGGAACGTGTTGCCACGCTTAACGAACTGGCCGACGCAGCGGAAGTGTTCTACATCGATCTGCACCCGGATGCAGCCCTGCTTGATGCACAACTTTCCGCTGAAGCCATTCCTGCACTGCGCGACTTGTCGCAACTTTTCGCCACAGTGGCATGGGAAAACACTGCAATCAGCGCCGCCATCAAGGAAATCATAGTCAAACACGGCTTGAAGATGCCCAAGCTTGCCATGCCACTGCGCGTGATGCTCACCGGACAAACCCAGACACCTTCTGTGGATGCTTTGGTGACATTGTTTACGCGCGAGATGGTTCTGGCACGCATAGAAAAGAACCTCTCGAAAAAAACCGGCTGA
- a CDS encoding HNH endonuclease → MEFGNPLMSRAASVLTNEFGSPSRETLKVIAWNVRPDLGVVLQIDQPNREQGAFIWVPYPPDGQPVPEIALEYPGEAGRHSNTYPSPGLGRGFPALKLAVKTETELEDTISFIKAFRDTMPLPEVKSQPTEPQAPVPVDVSRMPTVKEKPARREAIPRAVQREVWQRDGGRCVECGTKEKLCFDHIVPFSRGGSNTIRNLQLLCERCNLSKGNRI, encoded by the coding sequence ATGGAATTTGGCAATCCGCTGATGTCTCGCGCCGCTAGTGTCCTTACCAATGAATTCGGCTCACCGTCTCGTGAAACGCTAAAGGTCATCGCCTGGAACGTAAGGCCCGACCTTGGAGTTGTGCTCCAGATTGACCAACCCAACCGAGAACAAGGTGCCTTCATCTGGGTGCCATATCCTCCGGACGGTCAGCCCGTGCCTGAAATCGCTCTCGAATATCCCGGCGAGGCCGGGCGTCACAGCAATACCTATCCTTCTCCCGGCTTAGGGCGCGGTTTTCCCGCGCTCAAATTGGCGGTAAAGACGGAAACCGAGCTGGAGGACACAATCTCCTTCATTAAGGCATTCCGCGATACCATGCCGCTACCCGAAGTCAAGTCACAGCCCACCGAGCCACAAGCTCCAGTGCCTGTTGATGTCTCCCGCATGCCCACGGTGAAGGAGAAGCCCGCCCGCCGTGAGGCCATACCTCGCGCCGTTCAGCGTGAAGTCTGGCAGCGCGACGGTGGGCGCTGCGTTGAGTGCGGTACAAAAGAGAAACTTTGTTTCGACCACATCGTTCCATTTTCTCGTGGCGGCAGCAATACGATTCGCAACCTTCAATTGCTATGCGAGCGCTGCAATCTTTCAAAGGGCAACCGCATTTGA
- a CDS encoding tetratricopeptide repeat protein — protein MLKIVSYCSAIFFAMWISTGPALADNSPTIDQVYQAANSGRLGDAQSMMEKVLKDHPNSAKAHFVEAELFAKQGQLANAENELNIAQKLQPDLSFAKPVAVQNLRNQIFASHSVNQSSTGNYQAPSGNSFPWGMLLLGLGSIAVIVLIMRAMNSRNSSTFPSNYQPGMPNGAPSPMPMQPYGGGMGPIGSSGSGIGGGIMGGLATGAAVGVGMVAGEALAHHFMDGGRNDSSNASPVADTWGNSSNNDMGGSDFGLADNSTWNDSSNVADSGSDVGGGDWT, from the coding sequence ATGCTAAAAATCGTAAGTTACTGTTCCGCCATTTTCTTTGCTATGTGGATCTCGACTGGCCCCGCACTTGCAGATAATTCTCCAACCATTGATCAAGTCTATCAAGCTGCCAATTCTGGCAGATTGGGTGATGCGCAAAGTATGATGGAGAAAGTTCTTAAGGATCATCCAAACAGTGCAAAAGCACATTTTGTTGAGGCAGAATTATTTGCCAAGCAGGGCCAATTGGCGAACGCCGAAAACGAACTGAATATTGCTCAAAAGTTGCAACCTGATTTGTCATTTGCAAAGCCGGTCGCTGTTCAAAATTTGAGGAATCAGATTTTCGCAAGCCATAGTGTCAACCAATCTTCCACCGGCAATTATCAAGCCCCGTCAGGAAATAGCTTCCCATGGGGAATGCTGCTCCTTGGACTTGGTTCCATCGCAGTCATTGTGCTGATAATGCGTGCAATGAATTCTCGTAACTCTTCCACTTTTCCAAGCAACTATCAACCAGGAATGCCTAATGGTGCGCCTTCTCCCATGCCCATGCAGCCCTATGGTGGTGGGATGGGGCCGATTGGTTCCTCTGGCAGTGGAATTGGTGGCGGAATTATGGGCGGTCTCGCTACGGGCGCTGCTGTTGGGGTCGGCATGGTCGCTGGTGAAGCATTGGCTCATCACTTTATGGACGGTGGTCGCAACGATTCAAGCAATGCTTCTCCGGTTGCTGACACATGGGGCAACTCATCCAATAATGACATGGGGGGCTCAGATTTTGGATTGGCCGACAACTCGACTTGGAATGACAGTTCTAACGTGGCTGATAGTGGTTCAGATGTCGGTGGCGGCGACTGGACCTAG